The genomic region GCCAATCGTAACAACGCGGACGAAGTGACAAAAACCGCAAAAGCGGTGAACGAAACCAAGTATGTACAACAAGATGTGCAAAAGGAAAAGCTGAAATTAAATCCTAAAGAAACGTTTTAGGACTTTAGCAAACCCGAACTTGCGCACAAAACCGGGGATTTTTCCCCGGTTTTTTTATTTTTAAAGTGAATCATCTAAAATTACGGATGATTGCCTCCCCGATTTTTTTTATAATGGAATTCTCATTCAACCGGTGGAAAATTATTGAACTGTTATGAAATTTATTATTAACCCAATGCGGCTCTTTCCATTCTTCTTTTTTTTCTTATTGATTCTCATTGATTGTTCTTCCGTTCAAAAAATCGAAAATTTCAACTCCGTTTTGCAGGAGCCGACGTTTAAGGCCCTCAAGGAAGAGGAAATTATTCTCGGGAGCGCCTCCGATGCGGATTATAAAATTCGAAAAACCGGAAGTTCCGTTCCCGTTTTCGCGCTGGCTCCGATCAACCTTCCGAGCGGAATCGATCCTAAGTTAGGCGCCTTTTTAAGCGACGAAGTGCGTTTGATCTGGGCGAAGGTGAAAGGCAAGCAAGCGCGCATAACGGATGCGACTTGGAAGAATTCTTCCCTGCTTACTCAGGAACTCAAAAGACTCGGAGTGGACGCGGTTATCAAAACCGATATCCGAGAAGTTTCCGGTAAGTGGATCGTAAATCAAAAGATCGCCGATCCGGTTAAGGAAATCGTATACGGAAACGTGGACGGTTCGTTTCAATCTCCGCAATCCGGAGAAGATCACCAAGCCAATCAGGTTTATTACTTAAAACACGGTTCGGGCGTTTTGGCGCTGGATCCGAAATCTTCTCTGGTTCCGATTTGGGAAAAATCCCTCAGCTCGGGAGAAATCGATTCGATTTTGAAAAAGTCGATCCAAGGTTATCTTTCCTTCAGCGCGTCTTCCGCGGATACGGAAGTCGTGTTTCAAGGCGAAAAGATCGGGATCGCTTCTTTTCGAAATTATCCTTTGCCGGAAGGTTTACAACAGATTCAAATCACTCGTCCGGGACAAAAAGATATTCTTAAGTCCTTGCAGATCCGCGCGGGTCAAACCGTTTCCATTTATCAAGAATGGAAAGAGGATCGAACACTCGGCGGTTTGAGAATCTTAAGTTTTCCGGACGCTCTTCAAGTTGCGTTAGACGGCTTTCGAACCGGTGAAACCCCTTTTTACAGAAGTAATCTTGCTCCGGGCGCGATGCAACTCGAGTTGGTTCGCGATACGGAAAACGGCCCTTTGGTTTATTACGAAGGTCAGTTAACCGTCGAAGCGGATAAGATTACGGAAGTCGCCCTGCCTTATAAAACCGATAACCTGATTGCCGAACCCGAGTTTTGGAAACTTTCCGGTGAAAAAGGGTTTCAGGCTTTTTCCGGAAAAACATTAGATTTTCAGAATGCTTCTTCTTTGCCGCCGGGTTGGTACGGAGTTTTTTCCGCGCCGTTTATTCCCGAGAATATGGAACTTGAAGGAATCATTCCGATCACTACGGAGTCCGATTCCGGAATCGTAGCGATTTCGTTTCACACTCCTAAAAAAACGATCAGCTTAGAATACGAAAAGGAGAGACTCAGCGTTTATTCTTTTCCTTCTACGGGAAACAACGTTGGAACCTATAAATTCAAACAGGAAAACAAGGAAGACGGACGTCCTTTTCGAATCGTAACGGATACGAAAGAAGGAACGGTTCGATTGTATTTAGGATATTCCAAGGTTTTGGAAGATAAGTTCGACGTTTCGGGTGTTTGGAGAATTTCCATTCTTACCAGGGGAGAAAAGTTTTCAAAACGTTCTCCGCTTCGAAATCTCAAGATCGAATACAAGGGATATAAATGAAAGGTTCGAATTCCATGAAAAACAACATCATATCAATCGTATTATTACTGTTAGTCGGCGCACAATTCAGCGTGAATTGTTTGAGCAAGGATTTCAAAAAATCGCAAACCCAGGACGCGATTTTGGAAAAGGATTCCGCGACTCGCGAAAAACTGAAACGAGTATCAAAGATTTTGAATGAAGGAAATTCTTTCTTTCAAAAGGGAAATTTCGAAAGATCTTTGGAAAAGGCAAATCTTGCGGTGAACACATATCCGACCGCGCCCGGTTATTATCTCGCGGGAATTTCGGAATATAAACTCGGTAAAAATCAGGACGCTCTTATTTCGCTCAAAAAAGGAACCGAGGTTGATCCCGAAAACGAACAGATTCTTTTGACGTTAGGCATCATTTACACCGCCGAAGGGAAGAATGAAGACGCAATCGAAGTTTACGGAAAATTGGAATCACTTCCCGTTAAAGAGAAATACAACTATTCTTTTAAGAAAGCGGTTCTTCTCAAAAACCAAGGCAAGTTCGAACAATCCTACGCGACTTTAAAAAAGATTCCGGTTCAGGAATTCGCGTTTCCGGCTCAGTTGAACATGCAACTCGGAGACGCCGCGGTTCAATTGAAGAAGTATGAAGAAGCCGAAGTTTATTTCGAAGAAGCGAGAAAGAACGATCCCGAATTATTATCCGCAAAAAAATCCGCTTCCGTAACCAGAGTCGCTTCGGCTTTGGAAAACGGAAATCAAGCGATGCGGAAAAAGAATTACAAGGAAGCGGCTTCCCACTTTCAAAACGCGGTTCAAAACGATCCGAAAAATCCGGCGCCTTATATTTTTCTAGGCAACGCGAGAATCTTAAACGGAGAATACGAAGCGGCTCTCAAGGCTTTCGAATCTTCCCTCGCACTCAAACCGGATTATCAGGAAGCGATTTCCGGAATCGCGGCAGTACATTACAAAACCGGCAACTACAGAAAATCGGTTTCCGTTTTGGAAAAAGCCATTTCCATATTTCCGAACAACGCGATTTATCAAAACCAAATGGGTTTGAACATGAAAGCGTTAGGTGAACCCGCAAAGGCGCTCGTTTATTTTACGAGAGCTCAGGAACTCGATCCGACCTTCGCGGAGCCGGTCGCAAACTTAGTGTTTTTGTTGATCGCGGAAAATCGTTATAAGGCCGCGAGAAAAGAAGCCGAGTCTCTCAAATCCGAAACCGAAAAAAAACAGATTCTCGCTTTTATCGACGTCTCGGAACAGATCTTCGAAGGAGATAAACATCTTCGCAAAGGGGATTCCAAAGGCGCAAAAACCTTTTACGAAAAAGCGAAGAAGGCTTCTTCGGAAGAACCTTCCGTTTACAACGCTTTCGGAAGATTGTATTTTATTTCAGGCGAACCGAAATCTTCGGAAGAGAATTTTAAGAAAGCTCTTTCCATTGATAAACAGAATATTCCGGCGCTCCAAGGTTTGATCCGTCTTTATTCTTCCCAAAAGAATCAGACGCTCGCAAATCAATACACGAAGGAACTTGAAAATCTGACCGGCAACGATCCGTCCGCGGCGATCGTTCTCGGAAGAACATACGAAGATAAAAAAGAATACGAAAAAGCCGAAAACGTTTATAAGAATCTTCAGAAAAAATTTCCGAATAACGAAGCGGTGAACTTTCGTCTCGCGATGTTGTATTACAAGATTTCTCTCGAGGAAAACGAAAAGAGCAATCACGATTCCGCTTTGAATTGGATCGGAAAAGCCGAAAAACTTTCCAAGGACATTCCGGAAATCGCGGAAACGAGAAAGACGATTCAGGAGAATCAAAAGTTCGCCACCGTAATTCCGACCATTCAAAAAGCGAACAAACTCTTCGACACACATCAGTATG from Leptospira kmetyi serovar Malaysia str. Bejo-Iso9 harbors:
- a CDS encoding LIC10124 family lipoprotein yields the protein MKFIINPMRLFPFFFFFLLILIDCSSVQKIENFNSVLQEPTFKALKEEEIILGSASDADYKIRKTGSSVPVFALAPINLPSGIDPKLGAFLSDEVRLIWAKVKGKQARITDATWKNSSLLTQELKRLGVDAVIKTDIREVSGKWIVNQKIADPVKEIVYGNVDGSFQSPQSGEDHQANQVYYLKHGSGVLALDPKSSLVPIWEKSLSSGEIDSILKKSIQGYLSFSASSADTEVVFQGEKIGIASFRNYPLPEGLQQIQITRPGQKDILKSLQIRAGQTVSIYQEWKEDRTLGGLRILSFPDALQVALDGFRTGETPFYRSNLAPGAMQLELVRDTENGPLVYYEGQLTVEADKITEVALPYKTDNLIAEPEFWKLSGEKGFQAFSGKTLDFQNASSLPPGWYGVFSAPFIPENMELEGIIPITTESDSGIVAISFHTPKKTISLEYEKERLSVYSFPSTGNNVGTYKFKQENKEDGRPFRIVTDTKEGTVRLYLGYSKVLEDKFDVSGVWRISILTRGEKFSKRSPLRNLKIEYKGYK
- a CDS encoding tetratricopeptide repeat protein codes for the protein MKGSNSMKNNIISIVLLLLVGAQFSVNCLSKDFKKSQTQDAILEKDSATREKLKRVSKILNEGNSFFQKGNFERSLEKANLAVNTYPTAPGYYLAGISEYKLGKNQDALISLKKGTEVDPENEQILLTLGIIYTAEGKNEDAIEVYGKLESLPVKEKYNYSFKKAVLLKNQGKFEQSYATLKKIPVQEFAFPAQLNMQLGDAAVQLKKYEEAEVYFEEARKNDPELLSAKKSASVTRVASALENGNQAMRKKNYKEAASHFQNAVQNDPKNPAPYIFLGNARILNGEYEAALKAFESSLALKPDYQEAISGIAAVHYKTGNYRKSVSVLEKAISIFPNNAIYQNQMGLNMKALGEPAKALVYFTRAQELDPTFAEPVANLVFLLIAENRYKAARKEAESLKSETEKKQILAFIDVSEQIFEGDKHLRKGDSKGAKTFYEKAKKASSEEPSVYNAFGRLYFISGEPKSSEENFKKALSIDKQNIPALQGLIRLYSSQKNQTLANQYTKELENLTGNDPSAAIVLGRTYEDKKEYEKAENVYKNLQKKFPNNEAVNFRLAMLYYKISLEENEKSNHDSALNWIGKAEKLSKDIPEIAETRKTIQENQKFATVIPTIQKANKLFDTHQYEKAIPLYQDAFQKTGKLTLYIKIAECHLALGNEEKGISMLETPPQGSRNLQTREAINAFLLRKGELDKAEAGFKEILSKKPDSYYSHYQMGIIHLQRKKYDASIDSFDRSLLLNADFVAARIGKGISTYHSGNKKLAKEEFEAAMQQDSANELAPYNIGIILFNDNLYNEAITIFKEIIQKNPEFSDAHYQISYIYYKRGDLEQAEKEIRKALDLERNEINLFALIRILSEQKTKMANPSHKKEVLDLGRELAEKFPSSPHAAQAERLVIADEDNPVILQSYQSRGKLIGVPVLINNSVILNYGTSVESLDKDRGVRHWRIQTSVPYKFLLADKRLIGVSDKKLEVMDLKTGIVLREIKLPSGEVKKANLSGENILVEIATGKNSKIYSYSDQLELNGSIAFEGSFWSGVKSGVLFSVTQKDGIQAQVYEASLKDLNPKKISQKGSGDLRYLGSYETGIFFLSGKKIVSVENDKSTSIDLPNESASQFVVRSPYLWFHAGKTVYRVESGSLKVSSFTVEASDIEGILPGKKDDGIVLFKSGKAIRYGIDGKPIWSYPLKDEDGKIYSLVYR